The Engystomops pustulosus chromosome 9, aEngPut4.maternal, whole genome shotgun sequence genome includes a window with the following:
- the LOC140077669 gene encoding cytochrome P450 2A13-like, whose product MEIIGASTLLLIVCIVFIVLSITQAQKGKNKGKLPPGPTPLPILGNILQLDTKEVHKSLIKLSEKYGPVYTIHMGTDPVVVLCSCDAVKEALVDNAEEFSGRGHLPLLDKITSGGHGVIGSNGERWKQMRRFSLMTLRNFGMGKRSIEQRIQEEAQFLLEEFRKSQGQKLDPTFYLSKAVSNVICSVVFGERFEYEDKEFLKLLGFLNEIFKGFSSVSGQMYNFYPNLMQKIPGPHHKTLENNEGIKEFIAKRVETHRGTLDPNDPRDFIDCFLIRMQQEKDLPTTEYHEEAMLNTTFDLFAAGTETVSTTLRYGLLILLKHPDVEELLHQEIDKVIGRDRAPCIEDRANMPYTDAVIHEIQRFADIVPLGVPHKVTQDLTFRDYFIPKGTTVYTVLSSVLRDPKQFKCPDQFNPGHFLDDKGKFRRNDGYMPFSSGKRICAGEGLARMELFLFFTTILQNFTLRSPVDRVEIDLTPSMSGFGNVPPNYELAFIPR is encoded by the exons ATGGAGATCATTGGAGCTTCTACCTTGTTACTAATCGTGTGCATAGTCTTCATTGTTCTGAGTATAACACAAGCCCAGAAAGGGAAGAACAAAGGGAAACTACCACCAGGTCCAACACCGCTGCCCATCCTGGGGAATATTCTCCAACTCGATACCAAAGAAGTCCACAAGTCACTCATTAAG CTGAGCGAAAAATATGGACCGGTATATACTATTCATATGGGCACGGATCCTGTAGTGGTGTTGTGCAGTTGCGATGCCGTGAAGGAGGCTCTCGTTGACAACGCGGAGGAGTTCAGTGGCAGAGGACATTTGCCACTTCTGGACAAGATAACTTCTGGAGGACATG GCGTGATAGGCAGTAACGGGGAGCGCTGGAAACAGATGCGCCGCTTTTCTTTAATGACGTTAAGGAACTTCGGAATGGGTAAAAGAAGCATCGAACAGAGAATCCAAGAAGAAGCCCAGTTCCTTTTGGAAGAATTTCGGAAGAGCCAAG GTCAGAAATTGGATCCAACTTTCTATCTTTCCAAAGCGGTGTCCAATGTCATCTGTTCAGTAGTATTTGGAGAAAGATTTGAGTACGAGGACAAGGAATTTCTAAAGCTTCTGGGTTTCCTCAATGAAATATTTAAAGGATTCAGCTCGGTTAGTGGACAG ATGTACAATTTCTATCCTAATCTTATGCAAAAGATTCCCGGACCTCATCACAAAACGCTAGAAAACAATGAAGGCATCAAAGAATTTATTGCCAAACGTGTGGAGACACATAGGGGAACTCTGGATCCCAACGATCCCCGGGATTTCATTGACTGCTTTCTAATTAGGATGCAACAG GAAAAAGACCTACCCACGACTGAGTACCATGAGGAAGCGATGCTCAATACCACATTTGATTTGTTTGCGGCTGGGACGGAAACTGTTAGCACAACCCTACGATACGGATTGCTGATTCTTCTCAAGCATCCAGATGTTGAAG AACTCCTCCATCAAGAGATTGACAAAGTCATTGGAAGGGACCGGGCTCCGTGTATAGAGGATCGAGCTAACATGCCGTATACAGATGCTGTTATCCATGAAATTCAAAGATTTGCCGACATTGTACCATTGGGAGTCCCACACAAAGTAACCCAGGACCTGACATTTAGAGATTATTTTATTCCAAAG GGCACAACCGTATATACAGTACTCAGTTCTGTTCTACGAGATCCAAAGCAGTTTAAATGTCCAGATCAGTTCAATCCGGGACATTTTTTGGATGATAAAGGCAAGTTTAGGCGGAATGATGGATACATGCCGTTCTCTTCAG GAAAACGGATCTGTGCCGGGGAAGGTCTTGCTCGAATGGAGCTCTTCTTGTTTTTTACAACAATATTACAGAACTTTACCCTTCGGTCACCCGTGGACAGAGTGGAAATAGACTTGACACCTTCAATGAGTGGATTCGGAAACGTGCCCCCTAATTACGAACTGGCCTTCATCCCGCGCTAA